ACCTGAAAAGGCTGAAAAAAAACAAAAGGAGAAAAAGAAAAGACAAAGCCTTACTGATGCCGACAAAGAACAATTGCGGGTACTGATTGAAGATGTAATTTTTTCTAAATCAATATATTTTCAGAGAATAAAGGACAAAAAGAAAAGTGTTTGGCTATCGGGCAGCTTTTCTATTGATACCGGATATTTATACGAGTTTGAGGCAAAATTCTCAAAGAAACCCGAAGGCGGTTTTGAGTTATTATGGCTTGAATTTGAAATGAAAGGCCGAAACATGAACGGGCCACAATGACCCGTAAAGAATTTATAGAGCTTACCGGACTTAGCATAGCGGCCTTTTGCGTTGGCTGCACTAAAATCGATTTTTTACCTCAAGAAATTGTAGCCACACAAGATACAGGCTACCGAGATACTGCCGAGCGAAAACCCAGACCCAGCTTGCAGGGACCACATCCTCCCCCACCTCCTAAACTTGATTTTACAATAGACTTGAATAATGCCGCAAACTTTGCCTTACTAACCGACGGCGGGTTTATGCATTTTGAAACGGTAATTGTGGCCCGAACGTTTGCAGGGCAATATATAGCCGCGCAAAAAAACTGCACCCACAACGGAGTTGAAATTAATTTTAGCGGTGCAAACAACCGCTACGAATGTCCGGGACATGGCTCGATATTTACTAATGACGGCACTGTGGTGCTTGGTCCGGCACAAACCGCACTAAAAACCTACAAAACCCAACTGAACGGCAATTTATTACGGGTGTTTGAGTAGAATTATACAGTCTAAAACAATGCAGCCCGAAGAAACGTAAGTTTCTTCGGGCTGCGATTTTATAATCGGAAGGATGAAACCTTCTGATAAAAGAGGGATACTATTTCACTTTCGCTTCAACCACGTGCAAAACATCTGCATCGCGGTGAACGTAGAATACGATCGAGCATTTATCCGCATTCCATTCGTTTTTCAACTTAATTGAAAACGATTTTTCAACTACGCGGTTCTTTTCGGGCATACCACTAACAGAAGCGGGCAACAATGGGTCTTTAAACGCAGCCATAGTCCGCAATACGTGATTGTGCACATAATTAAGTTCAATACCCTTTTTCACAGGGTCGCTGGCTAAATCTTCATCTTTTTGCGGGGTTATGATACCGCTTTCGCAGATACCCGCGCTAAAAAACGGACGCATGGTTAATGTATCGGTAGTAAACACTGCCTTCAATTTCACATTCAATTCACGGGTGGCAGGGTCATAACTTTTCTCAATGTACAGGTTTACAGGTGTGGGCACAGCCATACGGCTTACTGCATACCCTTCCCAAGTACCTGCCGTAGGAGATTTGTGTACCCTGTCAATTGTACCAAAAGGCAAACCGCCGGGGCGTCCCACTATGTTGTATATCAGCAAATCGTAGTTGGTGCGCATATCCACATCTTTAGTACTATCTAAAGGAGTGGTGAACTGCGGAAAATCCCTACCGTGAATACTCAACGCAACAATCCTGTTGGGATTACGCAGCTGCATTTCTTCGATGGCCCTATGGCCTTTGGGGCAATTACTGCAACGTGCGCCCGTTAAATCCTCAACCAATGAGTTTTTAGATTGCGGGGTTTCAGCAGCAGCAGCTATATACGTTGTATCATAAAACTGCACGGCGGGTTTAGTAAGTATCACACCGGGGTTTTCTTCTTTACAAGCAGCAAAAGCCAGCAAGGCTGCACTTGCAAAAAGGGTTTTATGTATCAATTTCATCGGTTTCATAATCAGCTAAATATACAGACTATTATTTTTAAAAAGAAGTTGTAACAGCCACACGTACTCCGTTAAATGCAGGCTCAATACGGCAAATACCACCGGTACAGTTTACGCCCGCTACTTGCTTTTTGTACTCAGCCACAAAACGGGTACGGCCTTCTTGATAGGCGGCAAAAACAGTGTAATAATGTATCTGCTCGTTTGAGATAAGTTCTTGCGGAGTACCGGGGGTACGCACAGGCGCAGTGTTTACCATATCTCCTACGGCAAACGAAAGTTTGGGGGCTATGTTGTATTCAATCAGCGCGTTTACAAAGCTACCTTGGTCTTGTTGGGTTTGAAGGTATTGCCACTCTAAACGCAACGATTGCTTACGGCTAATTTTGTAGTTAAACTCGCCAAAAGGGGTAAGCGTTTGCACATCGGGTGCTGATGTGTTCAACTCATATATTTTTTGGTTGTAGAAGATGGTTTGAAAACCCAACGTCATTTTAAAATTTTTGTTGAATTTGTGGTTCACATCAACATACACCTCCCTAAACAACTTAGTTGTTTTGCCGGGCTGCACCCCGTTGCTTTGCACATACGAGAAGTTACCCGTCACAGTGGTATTTTTTTCAGGAGTCAGCGTAAAATCGGCTTGTATGCCTTCCTCTCCTAATTCTTGAGCAAACGGATTGTAACGAGCCAATAAACGATAGGTATTTTGACGGGTTAACGCTGGCATATAAGTAACAATGCCGTTTAGCAACACGTTATAAGGTGAACTGCGGAATTGGTACTTATCAATTTTGCGACCTTGTACATTGATACCAAAGCCTTTGGTTGAATACGAAATATTGCCCAACAACACCTTGCCTTGCGAAGAATATAAATCGGTAGAAAGGTTATTGCGCAATGCTTCTTGGGTTTTGTGAGCGTACTCAAAGTACATGCTCACTTTCTCAAACAAGTTAATGGTGGTATATCCTGTAAAAGCGTAGGTATTGTATTTGGGAATAAACCTTCTTTCAAGCGGCATACCGTTTATTTCGGTTACCAACTGGCTCATGGTACCATCGTCCAAAGTACGGTTAACTGCGCCCGCACCTACGTTTAGGTTTATTTTTCCTGACAGGCGGAATCCCTTCTCTGCATTAACACCCGAAAGGGCTTGCTTTGAAAAGTTGAAACGGCTATCCTCTAAGGTAGTGGCATTAAAAAAGCCTTTTTGGTTCCCCACAAAAGCCTTCACAAAAAAGTTATCGCTAAGGGTATATTTCACCCTTACCCCTTGCACGGCATAATCAATACCGATAAGTCGGTCTTCAAATGCACGGAACACCAATCCTGCACCAATTTGATCGTAAAACGAACCTACGGTAAAGTTTAGCTTTCCTACATCTTTGCTGATGCTCCAAAACCCGATACCGTGGTTGCTGTATGAAGCTAACGGAGCTAACAGGTTTGAGTTTGAAAAGAAATCGTAACGAAAGTTAAAATCGAAGCCTTTTACCTTGTAATTAAGAAACAGAAAACTTTCGTTGCTTGATAATTGCCTGGTGTATTGCGGCGGCAACTGACCCAATTTATCATCTTTAATAAAGAAGTTGCTGCCGGTTTGAAAATTACCTGTAAGCTGCCCGAAATCGGGCTTTTGGTCTTGTGCTGAAACATTGGCGAAGTAAGAAAGCAGTAAAAAGGCGGGTAGTATTTTCTTTAGCACGGTGGTATAGGTTTTTAACTGTGTGAAAAGACTTTCAATATTATTGAAATGTTATAAGAAATGTCCTTAACCGAATAAAATTTTAAGATAGAATAAGGGGTTACTAAACTTGGCCCTCATATCCATATCTTCAAACATACACGAAATGGTTTCTCGCAGGGTTGTGTTTTTTGATGCCTTGTTTACCACGGCATTAAACAACCACGGGTATTTGCAAAGCTTCTGCATGGTATGACTTAGCTTTAGTTCGCTCCACAAATAGCGGTACACGTCTTCATCGTAACCGGCCAGTGCATTTGCGCTAAAGTCGTTTGTTTGCAATGCCTTTTTCACAGCATCGGCAGCAAATCTTCCGCATATCATGGCATTACCGATACCTTCGCCCGTAAAAGGGTCTATCAAACTACCGGCATCGCCCGTAAGCAAAAAGCCTTCTCCGCTTATTTTCCTCTTTTTTGAGCCCAACGGTAAGCCCCACCCTAGTATTTTGCCTTCAAGTGTGGCATTTTTAAAACGGGGTGCTATTTGCGGGTTTTCATTAATAATTTTAAGTGTCTTTTCGCGCAGGTTCACCTTTTTGGCACTTGCCGCTTTGGTTAGAATACCTGCCCCTACATTGGCCATACCGTTAGGCATGGGGAATATCCAGAAATACCCGGGCAATAATTCATCTAAAAAGTGAAGCTCGATATAGTTTTGGGGGTGCAACCCTTCAACTCCTTTATAGTAAGCACGTATGCCTCCGCAATAATGTGCGGGTTCCATTTTATGGCCTGCCAGTTTTTTGGCTACTATGCTACGGTCGCCCTCACTGCCAATCAATAGCTTGGTAAACACCGATATTTCTTTATCCCCCTGTTTCAGTTTCAGCGCGTAACCGCCATCGGTACGGGTAGCGTCAATCAACTCAGTGCCCTGCATTAGTTGGGCGTACTCGGGGTTGATTTTGCTCACCAAAAAATTATCAAAGTCTAACCGTTTTGAGATAAAACCCGGCGCATGTTTTTCTTTGCTTAGGTCGCTCTTAAACGGTATATCAATAAAATTATAGTTGGGCGCAACAAACTTTACGCCCCAGCTGGGGGTGTATTCATTTGGATTGGCGGCAATCTCATCGATTAGCGAAGGGTCGAGTTTTTTAAAAACCTCTACTACTTTGCCACTAAGGGCATCGCCGCAAATTTTATCGCGCGGAAAAACGGCCTTATCAATAATGATATGGGGTATTTTTTCTTTTGACAAGAATAACGAAGTGGTGGCACCCGCAGGGCCCGCTCCGGCTATTAAAACATCGGTGGTGTAATTATACGTGCTGATGGCGCAAAAATAGGGTTTTGAATGTTATGTAGGGGATGTATTTTGAGTATTTGGACGGGCATTCAGTCAGGCATTCCACAAGCATCGGAAATTCCGACGGACATAAAGTCCGCGGCTGTTAGATTATATCACCTCGAATGGTTTAAGCCATTCGAGGTGGCACATCCAACTGAACAGCATTTTATATGCTGTCCTCCAATTATGCCATCATGCCCAAAAACAAAAAAGCGGGGTCTTACGACCCCGCCCTTCGGATTAAAAGTACTTAACTACAATTGATAATTATTTGCTAACCGAAACCCTGCCTGTGTATTGGGCATGGGTTGTACTTACACCTATGATGTATAAGCCGTTTTTCAAGCCTTCCAAATCAACATTCAAAATGTTATTGCCCTGTACCGCAGGCAGTGCAAGTGTTTTTACTGCTTTGCCGGCCAAGTCGTAAATAGTTACAGTGGCTACGCCGTCCGCAGCATTTTCAAAGTTTAATGAAACGTTGTTGCTTGCGGGGTTAGGATAAATACCCAAAGCAACAGCAGTTGTTTCAAGTATTCCTGTTCCTGATTTTTTCAGTTTAATATCTTTACTGTTCACATCAAAGTTACCGTTGGTAGCACTTGGGTTATCACCGGTAAGAGTTACTAAATACTCCTCGCTGGGTTTGCCTATTACTTCAATGCGCACTTTGTAGCTGCCAAAAGCAAGGTTGCTAAAGCTATAAGCTCCGCCCCCATCGGTTTTAACAAACGCAACAGGGTGTCCGGCAGCAGTAAACAACAACACATCCGCCTTTTCAACAGGGTCGCCTGTTTTGTTAGCACCTACCGAAACAAGACCGCCAATAAACCCTGAGCCGCCGGGGTTAGTACCCTTAATCAATGTGATGTTGGCAACCGTGTAAGGACTGGTTGTAATAGACACATTAGTAGCACTGCTCCACAAGCTGGCTTTAGTATGGTAAGTAGGTAAATAATTACTGTAATGGATTGATGAAGGCAACAACGCTGCTTTTACCAGATAATTACCGGGCATCACCCTGAACATATAAGTACCAGAGTCGGTTAAATTGGTCGAGTCAATAGCAGTAAGCAATACATCGCTACCAACACTGTCGCGTTTAATCAACCATACACGGCAAAAACCGCTGTCGATTTGAGAAGAGGTGCTATCCAAATCCACATACCCGGCAAGGAATGCACGTGGATCAATGTGAACATTTTTACAAATGGTATCCCCACATCCCCGCACGGTATCCCATGCTGTTAAACAAACGTTGTAAGTACTATCAACCGATGCGTAATTATGGGTTGGGTATTTAGCAGTTGAAAAACTTCCATCGCCAAACGACCAATAGAATGAATTAGCAGTACTTGACCAACCAGGACTAAAGTATGCTAAGGAACCTGAAACACTATAATTAAAGTTGGTTGTGAACCCGGCACATGGATTGTAAGCAGGGCAATAAACAAAATCAATAATTACCGTATCGCGGTAATGCAAATGAGGATTATCGTTAACTATTGAGTCGCTGCGGCAATCTAAAATTGACGCATTAATTTTACCTGCCGAGTCTAACACTTTGAACCAACCTGAATACTGGCCGCTGCTATTCGTGTAAAACGTTTCGGTATGCCACCAGCCATACCAACTAGTAAATTGCGATACCACTACCGGATAACCGTTTATAGGAGTATCAATCTGGCCTTTAACAAATACACTATCGTATGCGGGCACATATAAGTATAAGGGCACTGAATCGTGACAGCCCAACAGGGTATCCCTTGACACAAAAGAAACGTTGTAGCCACCAGCTGAAGGCACTGAGAATGTGGTACCCAAGCCGTTGTATTTGCTGCCGCCCAATAGATTCCAGTAAAATTTGTTTCCGTTGGTGTTGGCATCAACTGTTATTTGCTTGGTAAATGGATTAACAAAGCTATACACTGAAGTATAGAACTTGCTGCAACCCGTATCGCAATACCTGAAATTTAACCAAAGCGTATCGTTGTTTTTGGTTGAGTCGTAAAAGTCATTTTGGGTAAGAGTATCGTATTGGTTGCGGCAACCAACGGTGCTTACCCAAATACTACCGTAGCTGCAAGCGCCCAAATTTAAATTAGGGAAATAATAATCACCTGTAGAAGTGGTAGTGGTGCTATCAATAAAGAAACAACCTGAACCCGGGCCACCTGAAAAGGAAACCCACACCTTTTTTCCTGATATGGCAGTATCTATGCTACCATATACGCTGACATTGTTTTGAGCCCTGCTATGTAAGGCTAAACTCAATACAGCTACCAAAGCCAATAAAATTTTTTTCATAAGAGTTTAATGTTTTCTTACTCACTATCACGTATGAAAAATGGCTTGGGTTGGGCTGACTATAAAAAAAAACAGGCAGGACCCCTTTTTGGCCCTGCCTGAACACCATACCAAACATTAAAAATTTTACTTACTGCATTTGTCTAAGCCACCAAATGCCCCAAAAAAATCGGGATAAACCTGTTTAATGCTCGAAAACTATCCTTAAACATCATGAAAACGATGCAAATGATAAAATATTTTAACCATCACAGATTATTATACAAAAAAATGACAAACACTTATAAAACACCCATAAACAGGGCAGCTTGAAAAAATTACATTATATTGAAATATGGAAAAACTGCTTGATAACGATGTGAAAGTGTTTTTGGGAGGTGAAAAATACACTACTCAAATTGATACCGTAAACCACGTTTTTTTGGCCGATGAGCCTGAAAACAAAGGTGGTTTTGATAAAGGACCTGCCCCATACCAGTTATTACTGGCAAGTTTGGGAAGCTGCACAGCCATTACTGTAAAAATGTATGCCGAACGGAAAAACTGGCCGCTTGAAAATGTGCACGTAACCTTAAATATGGAACAAGAAGATACCCCACAGGGTAAACATACCGTTTTCATTCGCAAACTGCACTTAGCGGGAGCTTTATCACAAGAGCAACAAGAACGGTTATTAACAGTGGCAAAGGCTTGCCCCGTTGCCAAAATATTAACAGGCACTATTGAAATTGACAGCAGGTTGGTGTAGATTAATCGTTAACGAACAGCAGCAGCCATATTGTTTTGAAAAAATAGAACAGAGTAATACCTGCAAGGCACCAAAATCCAAAGAAGGTCAGAAGTGCAGAAAGTGGAGCTGTTGCATTGGTAATGGCCAAAAACAATACTGAAAGGAATAGGGTGAGTATTAGAGCTGCGATGAAGTTGAAGAAATTATGCTTAACCCTAATTGCTCTGCTCATCTTCTTTATTTCTGATAGGGTGTGTGGTTTTCCGCCAACATATACTTTTAATTTTTTTCGAATGCCTGAGAAAAATTTTGCGACCGAACCGACAACTATCATAAACAATAAAAACAAGGCAATCATG
The Bacteroidota bacterium DNA segment above includes these coding regions:
- a CDS encoding OsmC family protein, giving the protein MEKLLDNDVKVFLGGEKYTTQIDTVNHVFLADEPENKGGFDKGPAPYQLLLASLGSCTAITVKMYAERKNWPLENVHVTLNMEQEDTPQGKHTVFIRKLHLAGALSQEQQERLLTVAKACPVAKILTGTIEIDSRLV
- a CDS encoding geranylgeranyl reductase family protein encodes the protein MSTYNYTTDVLIAGAGPAGATTSLFLSKEKIPHIIIDKAVFPRDKICGDALSGKVVEVFKKLDPSLIDEIAANPNEYTPSWGVKFVAPNYNFIDIPFKSDLSKEKHAPGFISKRLDFDNFLVSKINPEYAQLMQGTELIDATRTDGGYALKLKQGDKEISVFTKLLIGSEGDRSIVAKKLAGHKMEPAHYCGGIRAYYKGVEGLHPQNYIELHFLDELLPGYFWIFPMPNGMANVGAGILTKAASAKKVNLREKTLKIINENPQIAPRFKNATLEGKILGWGLPLGSKKRKISGEGFLLTGDAGSLIDPFTGEGIGNAMICGRFAADAVKKALQTNDFSANALAGYDEDVYRYLWSELKLSHTMQKLCKYPWLFNAVVNKASKNTTLRETISCMFEDMDMRAKFSNPLFYLKILFG
- a CDS encoding Rieske 2Fe-2S domain-containing protein; this translates as MTRKEFIELTGLSIAAFCVGCTKIDFLPQEIVATQDTGYRDTAERKPRPSLQGPHPPPPPKLDFTIDLNNAANFALLTDGGFMHFETVIVARTFAGQYIAAQKNCTHNGVEINFSGANNRYECPGHGSIFTNDGTVVLGPAQTALKTYKTQLNGNLLRVFE
- a CDS encoding T9SS type A sorting domain-containing protein, coding for MKKILLALVAVLSLALHSRAQNNVSVYGSIDTAISGKKVWVSFSGGPGSGCFFIDSTTTTSTGDYYFPNLNLGACSYGSIWVSTVGCRNQYDTLTQNDFYDSTKNNDTLWLNFRYCDTGCSKFYTSVYSFVNPFTKQITVDANTNGNKFYWNLLGGSKYNGLGTTFSVPSAGGYNVSFVSRDTLLGCHDSVPLYLYVPAYDSVFVKGQIDTPINGYPVVVSQFTSWYGWWHTETFYTNSSGQYSGWFKVLDSAGKINASILDCRSDSIVNDNPHLHYRDTVIIDFVYCPAYNPCAGFTTNFNYSVSGSLAYFSPGWSSTANSFYWSFGDGSFSTAKYPTHNYASVDSTYNVCLTAWDTVRGCGDTICKNVHIDPRAFLAGYVDLDSTSSQIDSGFCRVWLIKRDSVGSDVLLTAIDSTNLTDSGTYMFRVMPGNYLVKAALLPSSIHYSNYLPTYHTKASLWSSATNVSITTSPYTVANITLIKGTNPGGSGFIGGLVSVGANKTGDPVEKADVLLFTAAGHPVAFVKTDGGGAYSFSNLAFGSYKVRIEVIGKPSEEYLVTLTGDNPSATNGNFDVNSKDIKLKKSGTGILETTAVALGIYPNPASNNVSLNFENAADGVATVTIYDLAGKAVKTLALPAVQGNNILNVDLEGLKNGLYIIGVSTTHAQYTGRVSVSK
- a CDS encoding Omp28-related outer membrane protein, encoding MKPMKLIHKTLFASAALLAFAACKEENPGVILTKPAVQFYDTTYIAAAAETPQSKNSLVEDLTGARCSNCPKGHRAIEEMQLRNPNRIVALSIHGRDFPQFTTPLDSTKDVDMRTNYDLLIYNIVGRPGGLPFGTIDRVHKSPTAGTWEGYAVSRMAVPTPVNLYIEKSYDPATRELNVKLKAVFTTDTLTMRPFFSAGICESGIITPQKDEDLASDPVKKGIELNYVHNHVLRTMAAFKDPLLPASVSGMPEKNRVVEKSFSIKLKNEWNADKCSIVFYVHRDADVLHVVEAKVK